In Pan troglodytes isolate AG18354 chromosome 20, NHGRI_mPanTro3-v2.0_pri, whole genome shotgun sequence, the genomic window gttttaccatgttggtcaggctggtctccaactcctgacctcaggtgatcctcatgcTTTGCCCTCACAaatttctggaattacaggcatgagctatcatgcCTTGTTggcaatttactttaaaaaaaaatttttttttttgagatgaagtctcgctctgtcgcccaggccggagtgcagtggtgcaatcttggcttactgcaacctccgtctcctgggttcaagaaattctcatgcctcagcctcctgagcagttggaaTTACAGCGGCCCATGACCAtgactggctaactttttgtaattttagtagagatgggatttcaccatcttggccaggatggccttgaactcctgacctcaagtgattcacccacctcagcctctgaaagtgctggtattacaggcatgagccactgcactaggtTGGCAATTTACTTTTAAAGGCACAATGTTATACTGGAGAGCAGGAAGAGCTGTTGCATATAAGTAACAGACTTTTCTTTATCTTCTATGTGACTGCATTGTGCTCACCTAGGGACTTTCACACACTTAAAagtcatttataaattttttacaaatgtattttggTCAGTATGTTTTTGTTACCTTTATATGTCCATGAAGAAATTACAGCTTGTGGCATTTTGCTATATGtagtttgtataattttatagGTTAGATTTGTAAAGTATATTTATCTGAGTCTAGCAATTGAAGtaatgtgtttttattgtttctttcagtTATGTGTTCTCATTTTGCCCAAGACCTTTGGCCAgagcagaaaataaaagattctTACCAAAAAGTGATAgtgagaaaatttgaaaaatgtggaCATGGcaatttacactttaaaaaaggCTGTGAAAGTGTGGATGAGTGTAAGTTACACAAAAGAGATTATAATGGACTTAACCAATGTTTGACAACTACCCAGAGCAAAATATTTCAATGTGGTAAATATGTGAAAGTCTTTCATCAATTTTCAAATTCAAAGAGacataaaagaagacatactgAAAAAAAACCTTTGAAATATATAGAAGGTGACAAAGCTTTTAACCAGTCCTCAACCCATACTACACATAAAAAAATtgatactggagagaaaccatacaaatgtgaagaatgtggcaaagccttcaaCCAGTCCTCAcaccttactacacataagataaCTCATACTAGAGAgcaaccctacaaatgtgaagaatgtggcaaagtctTTAAGTACTTCTCTAGCTTTACtacacataagaaaattcatactggagagaaaccctacatttgtgaagaatgtggcaaagcctttatgTACCCCTATacccttactacacataagataaTCCATACTGGAGAGCaaccctacaaatgtaaagaatgtgacAAAGCTTTTAACCATCCTGCAACTCTTTCTtcacataagaaaattcatactggagagaaaccatacaaGTGTGataaatgtggcaaagcctttattTCATCCTCGAT contains:
- the LOC455885 gene encoding zinc finger protein 486 isoform X1, which translates into the protein MEGAFILREATEPWKAGAPQESLQFRDVAVEFSLEEWHCLDTAQRNLYRDVMLENYRHLVFLGIIVSKPDLITCLEQGIKPLTMKRHEMIAKPPVMCSHFAQDLWPEQKIKDSYQKVIVRKFEKCGHGNLHFKKGCESVDECKLHKRDYNGLNQCLTTTQSKIFQCGKYVKVFHQFSNSKRHKRRHTEKKPLKYIEGDKAFNQSSTHTTHKKIDTGEKPYKCEECGKAFNQSSHLTTHKITHTREQPYKCEECGKVFKYFSSFTTHKKIHTGEKPYICEECGKAFMYPYTLTTHKIIHTGEQPYKCKECDKAFNHPATLSSHKKIHTGEKPYKCDKCGKAFISSSILSKHEKIHTGEKPYKCEECGKAFTRSSHLTMHKIIHTGEKPYKCEECGKAFTWSAGLHKHRRTHTGEKPYKCEECGKAYTTSSNLTEHKTTHTGEKPYKCKECGKAFNWSSDLNKHKRIHIGQKPRT
- the LOC455885 gene encoding zinc finger protein 486 isoform X2 — encoded protein: MPGPLRSLEMESLQFRDVAVEFSLEEWHCLDTAQRNLYRDVMLENYRHLVFLGIIVSKPDLITCLEQGIKPLTMKRHEMIAKPPVMCSHFAQDLWPEQKIKDSYQKVIVRKFEKCGHGNLHFKKGCESVDECKLHKRDYNGLNQCLTTTQSKIFQCGKYVKVFHQFSNSKRHKRRHTEKKPLKYIEGDKAFNQSSTHTTHKKIDTGEKPYKCEECGKAFNQSSHLTTHKITHTREQPYKCEECGKVFKYFSSFTTHKKIHTGEKPYICEECGKAFMYPYTLTTHKIIHTGEQPYKCKECDKAFNHPATLSSHKKIHTGEKPYKCDKCGKAFISSSILSKHEKIHTGEKPYKCEECGKAFTRSSHLTMHKIIHTGEKPYKCEECGKAFTWSAGLHKHRRTHTGEKPYKCEECGKAYTTSSNLTEHKTTHTGEKPYKCKECGKAFNWSSDLNKHKRIHIGQKPRT